AAATGGTGgattcaatgtttttttttatataagattATAAACGTTGAAGCACAATTATTCATGTTTCTGCAGAACCCGATGTATGCTTGTGATTTTTGGACGGTTCAATCTTTATAGCTTCTGTCTTTGGTTTGTTCAATCTCATGGGTCTTTTGTTTGTCCAATACTATTCGGACGACATAGGTAGAAGGTACTCTAATAACTCAATCATATTTTGATTAACATTAATTAGTTTACGTGTAATTATGATTGACTAAGTGTTAATATAACCTTTCATTAgtacaaattttacttttgaaatcaCCTTATATACTTCAATTTTATAGCAAATAAAGcatataaaaatacaataatattttagtaatttttgtgaatttttttaagcTTTGGGGGTTGTTGGGGAATTGAAACATACATCATTCATGTTTTGGTTGCATAGGAACCAAAACCTAATAAtttaccaaatttaaaaaattgtcacTAAACTCAACCTTTTAGGCTTCAATTATTAGTAAAATTGAAGCATAGGTTtggtttttctaataattgaaGCCTAAAGGTTTGTCCAAACTTAATTTTTGGGAAAATTGTAGAGGTGTCAACTTTAATTTTGcaattttctccttctttcctCCACAACGAACCAAGTGTGCACCCTTTGTAGTCACTAAATGTCTTTCATTTCATGAACTTCTCCAACGAAACTCACTGCACTTTCGCAAACGCCATAGCTTCCACTGAAGCTTCCTCCGCCTCCGTCTATGCTCTATCATGACATTGAAGAGGTCTCTGCTATCCGTTGTCATAGTTGAAGGAGTTCTCGAGGACCTCCATTTTGTCATTAAAGCCAACTTGATGACCATCTTCATTCTCGCCTCCGCTCAGTGTCACTAGTGAGtggttcttttttttcttttttggtttttggttaaGTTCTACATGTTTCGTATACATTGACATCTTGTTGGAAAACTTGTGTACCTATTGATTGATCTTGGTCCTTATAGTCACCGTAACCATGTAAATCGAGTGCAACAATGTGATATCTATAGGAAGAACAATGGAAGAACAATATCACTAGTGAgtgatttttgtttatatttattatttattaatggtGAGTAATGCATGTTcgaaattttaatacattttggtCCTCAAACTTTAAGTGAATGAATATAGTCATTTTAACCTAATGACATTTATTGATAGGGGGAGCCTAGACTCCACATATATTGGTTATTTATGATTAATAGTTTTAAATGATTAGAAATAGTTTTAATCTTTCTTGGACAACAAAATGGCATAACAAgtgtttaaatcattaacatgtTAGTGCTAGAAGTATCAATCATTTCTTGATTAGTGAAATAGGCCTAAACAGATTGAAAATCTAAGTTTCtcataataatcgattacataagtaaTATAATCTATTAAACTAAGCCAGAACacttagaaagaaaaacaagggCAAAACACTAtgttataattgattacattagttacataatcaattaaaacagaGAGAAATGCATACTTTGTTATATAGATAACTTAATCTGTTAAGAAAAGCAAATGAATGATTAACAAAGCTAAGTggaaaataatcgattatataagttCCAAAATCGATTCAATGGTAGAGGTCTAATTGAAGAAATtttgcaaaaataaaaactcaattgaaacgaaaaaaactaaaagaccTATTTAAGATTTTCAACCCAAATAAGGACTTGGAAAATAAACCTTAATATCACTTACAAtaacatttttctcaacatttttttcactaaattttAAACCTTATTATAACTTGATGCATTTAACTTTCAAAAATTTAACAAAGCTAAAGTATTTCCTTCGTGTTAGTTTGTAAGCCGAGTCTGTTAGTTAGTTGGCCAGGACAGCTGTTGATTAACTGTCCTTGGTAGTtgctttttctttaataaataccGAACTTTTGTGTGTAAAACTGAGTTGATTTTTGAGATCATTTCATAATACAATTTTAGTGTGTTCGAGTTTTACTTTCCTTTCTTTGCTCACCTTCATTACATCTTGTTGGGTCGTTCTCGATCGCCCGTACTGCAGTTGCATGTTCGTAACATTCGGTGCAGGAGCTTTGTCGTTCAGTCAGTCGCGTATGGCCCTGATGCCGATCGGTTGTGACGCACGGTGTAAACCCTCGGTTTTCTCTTGGTTCTAACAGTGGTATTCGGAGCTTCAGGTTCGTGACTAGGAGCTTCTATCCATCTAGGGCTTGGCGGAGGCTTGGCGGAAAGGTGATTGAAGCATAAAGAAGATCAAGACTGTGTTTCTTGGTGGAAGATCATGGGTGTAAAGAATGGCCAGTAGAGATATGTCTGTTAATCTACCTGTTCTCACAGAGAAGAAATAGAGCAGATGGAGCACACAGATGCGTGTCTTGTTTCGTGTTCAAGATGTCATCAGCGTGATGGAAGGAGTGATTTCTGCGTTTGATTTGCGCGGCATAGAGAAAGAGGAGTTTAAGAGGAAAGATGATAGGGCCTTGTTGATTATTCATCAGTGTGTGGACGATATGCATTTTGAGAAGATACAAAATGCGATTTCAGCAAGAGAAGCTTGGAACATTTTGGTGGGCTGCCATGCCGGAGGTGAAAAAGTGAAGAAGGTAAAGCTTTAGTCGTTGAGGAGACAGTACGAGCACCTACTGATGGAGGATGGTGATAAGGTGAGtgagtttttcactaaaatactCCCAATTGTTAACTAGATGAAAAGTTGTGGTGACACTGTTACTGATCTCATGGTGATTGAGAAAATCATGCAGTCACTGCCCCCGACGTTTGATCATATTGTGGTGGCAATAGAGGAGTCGAGAGAtcttgaaaaactaaaaatagaGGAACTGCAAAGCTCTCTTGAGGCGTATGAAATGAGGATGCGGGAAAGAAATCCCATCAAACGCGAGGAGCAGGTGTTGAAGGTTCAACACGAAGAGAAGAAGACAACCAAGAAATGGAAAGGGAAACACGGTAAAGGAAAGTGGAGAAAAGATAGGAACAAAGATGACCAGAATGAGTCTTCAACAGAGGATGAAGGAAAATCTGAGAAGAATTTCGAGAAGAAGGACAAAAGGAATATTGAGTGTTTTAACAGTCACAAGTATGGGCATTACACTAGGGAGTGCTATGCTGAAAAAGAAGAGCAAAAGAAGCGTCATGGAAAGGAGGCCTACGCAGCTCAAGTGGAGTCTGATTCTGAAGAACCCATCATATTAATGACAACTACATCTATAGTAAGTTCACACTCTCAAGACAAATTGTGGTATTTGGATTTGGGATGTTCGAATCATATGACCTGCAACAGAGATTGGTTGGTAAATTTTGCTGAGACCGAGAGGAGCATGGTGAAATTTGCTGATGAGAGCACCTCGAAGGTAGAGAGAGTTGGTGATGTGGTTATCAGAAGGAAGAATGGCTCGCGTGTCATTCTAACTAGTGTGTTGTTTGTGCCTGCGATAAGGTACAATCTTCTGAGTATTGGCCAGTTAATTCAAAAAGGTTTTATGGTAGTAATGGGAGACTTCAATAAGGttgaagtgtttgataaaaagaaaaacctgATCTTGAGGAGCAAGATCTCGAAGGATAAAACATTTTAGATCCACTTAGTGAAGTCTGCAATGAGTGAAGAATCTGGCGAGATCATTATTGATACACGAACTAGTGACGAGGAAGGTTTGGAGCATGTAGCTATGTTTGCATTCACAAACCCGATCGGTCAAATCGAGGATGAAGATATGTTTGCATGCGCAGAACCGATCGATCAAACCGAGGCCTTGAAGAAGTCCGTATGGAAGGAGAAAAGCGTTGAAGTGAATGCTACCAAAGAAGCATGGAGAGTCGGTGTCACTGGTGAACCGAGACATGGAGAACACCGTTCGGTCACGTCTTTCAGTCTGGGAATCATGGGAGAACCGAGACATGGCGAACACCGTTCGTTCAAGTCATTCAGCCACACCCGACCTCAACATTCATTCAACCGAGCAAGGCGTCACTCAAGAGCGTCAAACTGGAAACCGCACTCAAACCGGTCAGTCATGTCACTCAGTCGCTCTTTCGAACCGTTCGGCCTTGGCCGCACAGCTCGCACAAGTTGGCATCCGCCTTCGTCACGTAATCGACAGGAACACAACGTTTGATCATCTCAACGTGGTGCGCGAGATAGGCTGGCAAGGATGGGTGCTACCTCCCTAAGTGCTCGGCTTAGAGGGGTGTGTTAGTTTGTAAGCCAAGTCTATTAGTTAGTTGGCCAGGACAGCTGTTGATTAACTATCCTTGGCAATtgctttttctttaataaataccGGACTTCTGTGTGTAAAACTGAGTTGATTTTTTAGATCATTTCATAATGCAATTTCAGTGTGTTTGAGTTTTACTTCTTCATTACATCTTGCTGGGTCGTTCTCGGTCGCCCGTACTACAGTTGCGTGTTCATAATGTTCGGTGTAGGAGCTTTGTCGTTCGGTCAGTCACGTACGACCTTGATACTGATCGGTTGTGATACTCGATACAAACTCTCAGTTTTCTCTTGGTTCTAACACTTCGAACTTTTCAACAAAAAGTTTCATGAGTTTGTAATAAAGTAAAATGTGTCagattaagataaaaaataacttgaaaatttGTGTATAAGTAAAACTATATGGTTTATAATAAACAACAATTACACTATAAATATTTGACCtctaatatattataatcaTTCATGTTGTAATGGttatttattaagtaaaaaGTAATTGTATTGTTAGAACTTTTGTGATATTAAATAATTCTATTTCAACACACcttaagtaaatattttataaaacatttcttttatacATTATACTCATCTCCTTGTTGTTTGATAAATATTACGCTAAATTCTCCATTCGGAACAGTTGTTGTAAAAGTGGAAAAATATTGAGTAATTTTATTCAACCTTGTAAAACAGTTAGTGTAGTTTActaaaaggtttaatacctcttttggtccctcgaaaggggGCCAAAATTCAATTCGGTCCTAcctttttttagaagttcaatgtggtcccaacttTTGTAAAAAGTGTGCAATCAAGTCCTTTTTGGAAACGGCGTTGAGTTTTTAACGGAGCAGCTGACAGGGTGGACTGAAGTTATCTACGTGGCTGTGTGTGGATAATACGTGGCTGTGAGAGGGTGACACGTGGCTGTGAGAGGGTAAATGTGATAATATTACTGAGGTTAAGAAATCAGAAGTTAGGTTTTGAAGAGTTGCAGAGAAATTGGTAATTTGGGATTTATCATCGTGAAGGAAGTGTGTTTATCAAACACCAATTTCTCTATCAGACCGAATAACACTCTCACTCTGACTAGAGCTACTTGGACTTGCCGTGACCTCAGGTTTCTGCTTGCTATTTGAGCTTGATCCTGAAGCCTTTCCCAATTTATCATGAGGGTCCAAGATTTGTTGCTTCATCCTTTTCGCGCGCAATTCACTTAGAACATCTCCCTTGGAGGCCGTCCTCTCAGCATTTCTAGCCGATGAATGAACCTTGGCAGATGATGGATGATAAGATGAATTTGCTGCAGAACCAatctttgcacttgcattttTGTTTTCCCTCTTCGATCTCATTTTCTCTTTGAATTCCTTTTCACATTTTTTGGTTGCTCTATCAGACAAAATCATCTCCCTTTCAAGTTCTGTCATATTTGCGAGCTTTTGTTTGTCGTCTTCGTTCTTGTAGAGATCACTTCCAACATCAGATTCTTAACTGCTGCCACCATCTCTATCGGGAACTCCATCCTCCAAGTCAGCCCCATCATGCTCATTACGATTACTATTATTACTACTTCTTCTGCTGACGTCTAATCTCTTCTTTAGTGGAACATGGGATGAATACCTCTGTGGTTTCTTGTTTGCACCCTCATCAGAGTCTTCTTCTCTAGAATGACTTCCACCATCGGAGAATGCCGCACCACCATCAGAGTCTTCTTCTCTAGTCACAGTGCAGAGAAATTGGTAATTTGGGATTTATCAAACACCAATTTCTCTGCAACTCCTCAAACCCTAACTTTTGATTTATCACATTTACCCTCTTACAGCCACGTGTCATCCTCTCACAACCACGTATCACCCTCTCACAGCCACGTATTACCCACACACAGCCACATAGCTAACTTCAGTCCACCCTGTCAGCTGCTCCGTTAAAAACTCAACGCCGTTTCCAAAAAGGACTTGATTGTACACTTTTTACAAAAGTTGGGACCACATTCAACTTCTAAAAAAAGGTATGACCGAATTGAACTTTGGCcctctttcgagggaccaaaagaggtattaaacctttaCTAAAACTGGTAGAAAGTAAGACAACCATAGTTATAATTTAAAGTTActtaaatgtttattatatttcaaaataagtattagaaagtgggacttccaacaataaGTTTACTTGAATCTATTTTAAAGCATGCAATGTAtttcaaaaatgttttttgataaaatatattttttaaggttATTAATTTCGTGTTTTAtatcttccaaaaaaaaatattttaggaaatatCTTGTAAAGACTTCTAAAAATGGAGAATGCTCGTTTAACCAAAATTGGTGTTTGCcccatttttttcatttatattcaagcgattttcttttataaataaatatcttacttatcagtttttaaaaataatataaattaaacactTAATATGACTTCTTACTCAAACCTTTATTTTTTCAGACCTCCAATTTTTATTATACCTTTAATATGCgtaaaatagaattttaattaaattataaaccCTAAATTTTGATTAGAATTTGTAA
This Vigna angularis cultivar LongXiaoDou No.4 chromosome 4, ASM1680809v1, whole genome shotgun sequence DNA region includes the following protein-coding sequences:
- the LOC108330427 gene encoding uncharacterized protein LOC108330427, with the translated sequence MRVLFRVQDVISVMEGVISAFDLRGIEKEEFKRKDDRALLIIHQCVDDMHFEKIQNAISAREAWNILVGCHAGGEKVKKMKSCGDTVTDLMVIEKIMQSLPPTFDHIVVAIEESRDLEKLKIEELQSSLEAYEMRMRERNPIKREEQVLKVQHEEKKTTKKWKGKHGKGKWRKDRNKDDQNESSTEDEGKSEKNFEKKDKRNIECFNSHKYGHYTRECYAEKEEQKKRHGKEAYAAQVESDSEEPIILMTTTSIVSSHSQDKLWYLDLGCSNHMTCNRDWLVNFAETERSMVKFADESTSKVERVGDVVIRRKNGSRVILTSVLFVPAIRYNLLSIGQLIQKGFMVVMGDFNKVEVFDKKKNLILRSKISKDKTF